A genomic window from Gossypium hirsutum isolate 1008001.06 chromosome D10, Gossypium_hirsutum_v2.1, whole genome shotgun sequence includes:
- the LOC107915908 gene encoding protein DETOXIFICATION 27, which yields MSGNGGALEEAKVPLIDDLASTEKDYENGPLRERVWIESKKLWRIVGPAIFNRLASYSILVITQAFAGHLGDLELAAISIANNVIVGFNFGLLLGMASALETLCGQAFGAKKYYMLGIYMQRSWIILSICCVLLLPLYLFASPVLKLLGQPNDVAELSGMVAIWMIPLHFSFALQFPLQRFLQCQLKNMVTAWVSLVALVVHGIVSWVLVYRFRVGVVGTVVSMNFSWWVLVFGHLGYTVCGGCPSTWTGFSMEAFSGLWGFIKLSAASGVMLCLENWYYRILILMTGNLENAKIAVDALSICMTINGWEMMIPLAFFAGTGVRVANELGAGNGKGAKFATTVSVVTSILIGIFFWLLIMILHDKFALIFSTSDPVLKAVTNLSFLLAFTVLLNSVQPILSGVAVGCGWQSYVAYINLGCYYLIGVPLGFFMGWGFHLGVMGIWGGMIFGGTAIQTLILALITLRCDWQKEAEKANLLLQKWSDRKASSEHV from the exons ATGTCGGGAAACGGTGGTGCATTGGAGGAAGCAAAGGTTCCATTGATCGATGATTTAGCATCAACAGAAAAAGATTATGAGAATGGACCCCTTAGGGAAAGGGTATGGATTGAATCAAAGAAACTATGGAGGATAGTCGGCCCTGCAATCTTCAACCGCCTCGCCTCTTATTCCATACTGGTTATCACTCAAGCCTTCGCCGGCCACCTTGGTGACCTTGAGCTTGCTGCCATTTCCATCGCAAATAATGTCATCGTCGGCTTCAACTTTGGCCTTTTg ttgggGATGGCGAGTGCACTTGAAACCCTATGTGGGCAAGCCTTTGGAGCAAAGAAATACTACATGTTGGGAATCTACATGCAACGTTCATGGATCATTCTCTCCATATGTTGTGTTTTGCTATTGCCTTTATATCTCTTTGCTTCACCCGTATTGAAACTATTGGGACAGCCTAATGATGTTGCTGAGCTATCGGGGATGGTTGCTATTTGGATGATTCCACTTCATTTCAGCTTTGCATTACAGTTCCCACTCCAAAGATTCTTGCAGTGTCAGCTGAAAAACATGGTGACGGCTTGGGTCTCATTGGTGGCTCTTGTGGTCCATGGGATCGTGAGCTGGGTGTTAGTGTATAGGTTTCGAGTGGGTGTGGTTGGGACGGTGGTTAGCATGAATTTTTCGTGGTGGGTTTTGGTTTTCGGCCACTTGGGTTACACTGTTTGTGGCGGCTGTCCTTCAACTTGGACCGGTTTCTCCATGGAAGCTTTCTCTGGTCTTTGGGGATTCATCAAACTCTCTGCAGCTTCTGGGGTCATGCTTTG CTTGGAAAACTGGTACTATAGAATACTAATATTGATGACTGGAAATCTGGAAAACGCCAAGATAGCCGTCGATGCTTTGTCCATATG CATGACAATTAATGGATGGGAGATGATGATTCCTCTCGCGTTCTTTGCTGGTACCGG TGTGAGAGTGGCAAATGAGCTTGGAGCAGGGAATGGGAAAGGAGCCAAGTTTGCAACAACAGTTTCTGTGGTGACATCAATTCTAATAGGCATCTTCTTCTGGTTGCTAATTATGATATTGCATGATAAATTTGCTCTCATATTTTCTACAAGTGACCCTGTCTTGAAAGCAGTCACCAACCTCTCTTTTCTCTTAGCCTTCACTGTTCTGCTCAACAGTGTTCAGCCTATTCTATCCG GGGTGGCTGTTGGATGTGGATGGCAATCCTACGTGGCTTACATAAATTTGGGTTGCTATTATCTCATTGGGGTTCCACTTGGATTTTTTATGGGGTGGGGTTTCCACCTAGGAGTCATG GGAATTTGGGGTgggatgatatttggaggaacaGCAATTCAAACTCTGATATTGGCGCTTATTACCTTACGATGTGATTGGCAGAAGGAG GCTGAGAAAGCAAACCTGCTCCTCCAGAAGTGGTCTGACAGAAAGGCATCTTCGGAACACgtttga